CGGGAAAACCGAAAAAAGTGGCCCTTATCGCCGTCATGCGGAAACTGCTGCACATCGCCTACGGCATACTTAAAAACAAAACCGCCTTTAACCCGAAATTGCACATGAAAACCGCTTGACGTGCAAGACCGTATCTACCAAGTAAAATCCCGCGCCGCAATATTGTTACCCGCCAGCTTCCCTGATAGAGTAATCCCCATGACCGATGATTGATGCGGTGTCCGCAAGCGGATTCGAGTTCATAAAACTCGGCGCGGACGAGATAAAAGGATTTTTCCACCAGCTTTTTTACGTCTATCGGGTTATGTAAGCAACACCCCCCAGCGCCGACCTCCTCTCCGTCATTCCCGCGAAGGCGGGAACCCAGACATATTATCAAAGCTCTCTTTTTCCCCCTCTTGCTGCGCCGCGCCAATCTGTCGGCCCGCTGGGCCGATAAGGGAAGCTTGGA
The genomic region above belongs to Nitrospinota bacterium and contains:
- a CDS encoding IS110 family transposase, encoding GKPKKVALIAVMRKLLHIAYGILKNKTAFNPKLHMKTA